One region of Candidatus Palauibacter australiensis genomic DNA includes:
- the dcd gene encoding dCTP deaminase: MAIKSDGWIRRMARGHGMIEPFADRQVRDGVISYGVSSYGYDMRVADEFRIFHNALFPVVDPKQFDERSFLEYSGEVCIIPPNSFALARSIEYFRIPRNILTICVGKSTYARCGLIVNVTPFEPEWEGHVTLEISNTTPLPARVYANEGIAQVLFFESDEVCEVSYADKAGKYQGQTGVTPPKL, from the coding sequence ATGGCGATCAAGAGTGACGGCTGGATTCGGCGCATGGCGCGCGGGCACGGGATGATCGAACCCTTCGCCGACCGCCAGGTGCGCGACGGCGTCATCTCCTACGGCGTCAGCAGCTACGGCTACGACATGCGGGTCGCCGACGAATTCCGGATCTTCCACAACGCCCTCTTCCCGGTCGTCGACCCCAAGCAGTTCGACGAGCGCTCCTTCCTCGAGTACTCGGGCGAGGTCTGCATCATCCCCCCGAACTCCTTCGCCCTCGCGCGCTCGATCGAGTACTTCCGGATTCCGCGCAACATCCTCACCATATGCGTCGGGAAGAGCACCTACGCGCGCTGCGGCCTCATCGTGAACGTCACGCCCTTCGAGCCGGAGTGGGAAGGGCACGTGACGCTGGAGATCTCCAACACGACGCCGCTCCCGGCGCGCGTGTACGCGAACGAGGGAATCGCGCAGGTCCTCTTCTTCGAGTCGGACGAGGTCTGCGAGGTCAGCTACGCGGACAAGGCCGGCAAGTACCAGGGCCAGACCGGAGTCACCCCGCCGAAGCTCT
- a CDS encoding helix-turn-helix domain-containing protein, whose amino-acid sequence MRTLKIGIAGYDQMKARTMAIARGEHTPAKGEPRVWFTSIDSFAKLLSEHNRQLLELIARERPRSLTELAELAGRSKSNLSRTLKTMSQYGLVELQPGARGRLVPRVPYDQVRLDVSLTRDAAAPLTPV is encoded by the coding sequence ATGAGGACATTGAAGATCGGGATCGCGGGCTACGACCAGATGAAGGCTCGCACCATGGCGATCGCGCGTGGCGAGCACACGCCCGCGAAGGGTGAGCCCAGGGTTTGGTTCACCTCGATCGACAGCTTCGCGAAGCTGCTGTCCGAGCATAACCGGCAGCTTCTGGAACTGATTGCCCGTGAGCGGCCGCGGTCGCTCACGGAGCTCGCGGAGCTGGCCGGGCGCAGCAAGTCGAACCTTTCGCGAACTCTGAAGACGATGTCACAGTACGGCCTCGTGGAATTGCAGCCGGGCGCACGCGGCAGGCTCGTGCCGCGGGTTCCCTACGACCAGGTGAGGCTCGACGTCTCGTTGACCCGCGACGCGGCTGCGCCCTTGACGCCCGTGTAG
- a CDS encoding DUF423 domain-containing protein produces the protein MTGTRSPHRGLLAAGCLLAGLGVAAGAFGAHSLEGRLSAEALAIFDTAARYHMLHALGLILLGLAAARWPDAAWHCPGLLMLCGVAVFSGTLYALALSGIGWLGAITPVGGAALIAAWIWAAWIAHTQT, from the coding sequence TTGACCGGCACCCGTTCGCCGCACCGCGGGCTGCTCGCGGCCGGGTGCCTGCTCGCGGGCCTCGGAGTCGCCGCCGGCGCGTTCGGCGCCCACTCGCTCGAAGGCCGCCTCTCGGCGGAGGCCCTCGCGATCTTCGACACGGCGGCCCGCTACCACATGCTGCACGCCCTCGGGCTCATCCTGCTCGGCCTCGCGGCGGCCCGCTGGCCCGATGCGGCGTGGCACTGTCCCGGGCTCCTCATGCTGTGCGGCGTCGCGGTGTTCAGCGGCACTCTCTACGCCCTTGCCCTGTCCGGCATCGGCTGGCTGGGCGCGATCACGCCGGTCGGCGGCGCCGCCCTCATCGCCGCCTGGATCTGGGCCGCCTGGATCGCCCACACCCAAACCTGA